The window CATTCTATAGAAAATACAGGAAATGAGCCTTTGATTATGTTTGTTATTACCACCAATAATCCATAAAAAAAACTCCGGCCAATACAAGCCGGAGTCTATATTTTCATTGAAGTTTCAATTACAGAATTTTGGAAACTTCATTACAAAGCCATTCCAGCAATTCACGGTCTTCTGCCGTAAAAGGATCAATGGTATGAGAATCAATATCAATCTGACCGATGTTTATCCCGTCTTTAAAGATTGGAACAACAATTTCAGCCTTGGTATCAATTGAACAGCTCAGATAATTGCTTTCTTCATGCACATCAGGCACTACAAATGTTTCATTGGAAACCGCTACCTGTCCGCAGATTCCTTTTCCGTAAGGGATGATGGTATGATCAGTTGGAGCTCCTACATATGGTCCTAAGATCAATTCATCTTTATCACCATTTTTAAAGTAGAAACCTGTCCAGTTGAAATAAGAAATTTCCTGATCCAGTAAGTGACAAACCTTTTCAAGTTTCTCTTCTGTATTATGTTTTGGACTTTCAAGAATAGAGGAAAGTCTTTTCTTTAATTCTGACATTATATTAATTTTTAAGAGAATTGTTTTAAAGGAAGTTCTTCTTTATATCCGAACATTCCACGCTCTTTGATCATTTCTGCTACACCTTCAGGAACCTGAGTTTCCCAGCCTTTGATACAGCCTGCTATTTTTCTTAAAATTTCTCTGGAATAGATTTCCAAAAACTCAGGATTGTAATTCGTAATATCTACAATACGATTGTTACGCATGAAATATTTATACAATTCCTTAAGGTTTTCTTCTACTTTAAGGTTAGTAGAATCTAATAACTGGTGAGTTTCAGGATCTTTATAAGGATACAGATATACTCTCATTCCGTTTCGGAAAAACTTACCGAATGCCTCAAGAATTCCCCCTGAAAGGTTCTGATAATATTTTTCATCAAATACCATCAATAGGTTGTTTACCCCCATCGCAACTCCGATATTTCCGTTTGTATAAGACGCGAAATAATCAATGAGTCTATAATATTCTGAGAAGTTTGAAATAATAACGGTATATCCCAATTTGCCTAGAATATCTACCCTATCCAGAAAGTCTCTTTCATCAATATCTCCATCTGCTCTCAGATTGGAAATGGTAATTTCAATAAGAACTTCTGTTTCTTCATGGGTACAGATTGCATCTTTCAGGAACATATCCATTCCGTTCTGAAGCATATCAATATTCACCTTCGTTACAGGTCTGAAACTTCCTCTTACCGCAAAGATATTTTTCTTGTACAATACATCTGCCGGAAGCATATTGTTCCCTTGAGAATTGAAGATCACCGCATCAGTCATACCATTCTTCACCAACTGAAGAGACATCAATCTATTATCAACATAAGAAAAAGCGGGTCCGCTGAAATCGATCATATCAATTTCTAGGTTGTCTTTTGCTACATCATCGTATAAAGATTCTACTAAAGTTCTTGGATTATCAAAGTAATTAAAGGCTCCGAAAATAAGGTTTACCCCCAGATTACCCAGCGTTTCCTGCTGAAGAGTTGCATCATTCTCATTGAATTTCACGTGAATAACAATCTCGTTGTAATCTTCATTTTCTTTAGTCTGAAAACGGATTCCCACCCAGCCGTGGCCTTTTACTGTCTTGTCGAAGTTGATGGTGGTAACTGTATTGGCATAGGAAAAGAACTTTCTGTCCGGATTGTTATCCCTTGAAATTCTCTCTTCGATCAATGCTACTTCATAACGAAGCATTTTGCGAAGTCTATTCTGGGTAACATACCTGTTTTTTACTTCTTTTCCGTAGATGGCATCACTAAAATCTTTGTCATAAGCAGACATCGCTTTAGCAATCGTACCGGAAGCTCCCCCTGCTCTAAAAAAGTGACGAACAGTCTCCTGCCCTGCTCCAATTTCTGCGAAAGTACCATAAATAGTAGGATCTAGATTAATTGTTAATGCTTTTTGTTTAGGAGTTAGTTTCTGATACATTAGGACATTAAATTTTTTGTAAATTTACCAAAATTAAACCAACCTCAAAACAAAATGAAGTTGAAATTTTTAGGAACCGGTACTTCCCAGGGTGTGCCCGTTATTGGCTGCACCTGCGAGGTGTGTATTTCCGAAAATCCAAAAGACAAACGTCTTCGCTCTTCCGTTATGGTAACAACGGATGAAAATAAAAAAATACTTATCGACTGTGGTCCGGACTTTCGGCAGCAAATGCTTACCAACCACGAACATACTGTAGATCTTGCACTCATTACCCATGAACATAATGATCATGTGATTGGGCTTGATGACATGCGCCCGCTTATTTTTAAAAGTGGAAAAGATGTCCCACTCTATTGTTATTCGAGGGTTGCCCATGAGATAAAAAACCGTTTTCCTTATGCTTTCGCCGATGTAAGGTATCCCGGTGCGCCCGCTTTTGAACTTCATGAGATTGAAAACAAGCCATTCCAGGTTT of the Chryseobacterium capnotolerans genome contains:
- a CDS encoding GAF domain-containing protein, which translates into the protein MSELKKRLSSILESPKHNTEEKLEKVCHLLDQEISYFNWTGFYFKNGDKDELILGPYVGAPTDHTIIPYGKGICGQVAVSNETFVVPDVHEESNYLSCSIDTKAEIVVPIFKDGINIGQIDIDSHTIDPFTAEDRELLEWLCNEVSKIL
- a CDS encoding nicotinate-nucleotide adenylyltransferase, with product MYQKLTPKQKALTINLDPTIYGTFAEIGAGQETVRHFFRAGGASGTIAKAMSAYDKDFSDAIYGKEVKNRYVTQNRLRKMLRYEVALIEERISRDNNPDRKFFSYANTVTTINFDKTVKGHGWVGIRFQTKENEDYNEIVIHVKFNENDATLQQETLGNLGVNLIFGAFNYFDNPRTLVESLYDDVAKDNLEIDMIDFSGPAFSYVDNRLMSLQLVKNGMTDAVIFNSQGNNMLPADVLYKKNIFAVRGSFRPVTKVNIDMLQNGMDMFLKDAICTHEETEVLIEITISNLRADGDIDERDFLDRVDILGKLGYTVIISNFSEYYRLIDYFASYTNGNIGVAMGVNNLLMVFDEKYYQNLSGGILEAFGKFFRNGMRVYLYPYKDPETHQLLDSTNLKVEENLKELYKYFMRNNRIVDITNYNPEFLEIYSREILRKIAGCIKGWETQVPEGVAEMIKERGMFGYKEELPLKQFS
- a CDS encoding MBL fold metallo-hydrolase; protein product: MKLKFLGTGTSQGVPVIGCTCEVCISENPKDKRLRSSVMVTTDENKKILIDCGPDFRQQMLTNHEHTVDLALITHEHNDHVIGLDDMRPLIFKSGKDVPLYCYSRVAHEIKNRFPYAFADVRYPGAPAFELHEIENKPFQVLDTEVTPIEVIHFKISVFGYKFKKLAYITDAGFISDTEKEKLKNLDVLILNCIRKFDPHPAHFILPDVIKLFEELKPKKLFLTHISHHLGLHDIEDKLLPAGMHLAYDGLEINF